Proteins from one Bradyrhizobium amphicarpaeae genomic window:
- a CDS encoding DeoR/GlpR family DNA-binding transcription regulator encodes MTGLTHRQAEILNIARASGRVMVEELARRFEVSAQTIRKDLNDLCERRSLTRIHGGAIIASGVENLAYEARRFVAADEKKAIGAAAASLIPNGCSLFINIGTTTEEVASALTSHEDLLVITNNLNVAMLLYRHPRIEVVVAGGTVRRADGAVVGSTATQLIGQFKVDYAIIGASAIDEEGALLDFDYREVQVAQAIIANARSVMLVADSTKLRRSAPVRIAHMTQIQTFVTDQELPERLATICHSKGIEVMAAMPKGAGDVDDVQAEVQEASPVVRLR; translated from the coding sequence GTGACCGGACTGACCCATCGCCAAGCCGAAATCCTCAACATCGCGCGGGCCTCTGGCCGCGTCATGGTCGAGGAGCTCGCGCGCCGCTTCGAAGTCTCGGCGCAGACCATCCGCAAGGATCTCAATGATCTCTGCGAGCGGAGGTCGCTGACCCGCATCCATGGCGGCGCCATCATCGCCTCCGGCGTCGAAAACCTCGCTTATGAGGCGAGGCGCTTCGTCGCCGCCGACGAGAAGAAGGCGATTGGAGCTGCCGCTGCATCGCTGATCCCGAACGGCTGCTCGCTGTTCATCAACATCGGCACCACGACCGAGGAGGTCGCGAGCGCGCTGACCTCGCACGAGGACCTCCTCGTCATCACCAACAATCTCAACGTCGCGATGCTGCTCTACCGCCATCCCCGCATCGAGGTCGTCGTCGCCGGCGGCACGGTGCGGCGTGCCGACGGCGCCGTGGTCGGCTCGACCGCGACGCAGCTGATCGGCCAGTTCAAGGTCGACTACGCCATCATCGGCGCGTCCGCGATCGACGAGGAGGGCGCGCTGCTCGACTTCGATTATCGCGAGGTGCAGGTCGCGCAGGCCATCATCGCCAATGCCCGCAGCGTGATGCTGGTTGCCGATTCCACAAAACTCCGCCGCAGCGCGCCGGTGCGCATCGCGCACATGACCCAGATCCAGACCTTCGTCACCGACCAGGAGCTGCCCGAGCGCCTCGCCACGATCTGCCACAGCAAGGGCATCGAGGTGATGGCGGCGATGCCGAAGGGGGCGGGAGATGTCGATGACGTCCAGGCCGAGGTGCAGGAAGCCTCGCCGGTGGTACGGCTGCGTTAG
- a CDS encoding HAD family hydrolase, with protein MIEAATEATGRALLFDIDGTLADTDPLHLKAFNQVLGPRGHIFDHARFSRELQGFANIAIGERFLPDEAPERRASILDEKEEVFRELVAGQIEPLPGLMALLDRADAAGIPMVAVTNAPRLNAELLLSGLGITHRFKALVIGAELPHGKPHPLPYQEGLRFVGARPEASIAFEDSRTGVQSATAAGIPTIGVRTSLSHADLVAAGAIASAGAFDDPQLLARLASAMSW; from the coding sequence ATGATCGAAGCCGCAACGGAAGCGACGGGCAGGGCCCTGCTGTTCGACATCGACGGCACGCTGGCCGACACCGACCCGCTGCACTTGAAGGCCTTCAACCAGGTTCTCGGCCCTCGCGGCCACATCTTCGATCACGCGCGCTTCTCCAGAGAGCTGCAAGGTTTCGCCAATATCGCGATCGGCGAGCGCTTTCTGCCGGACGAGGCGCCGGAGCGGCGCGCCTCGATCCTCGACGAGAAGGAGGAAGTCTTCCGCGAACTCGTGGCCGGGCAGATCGAGCCGCTGCCGGGCCTGATGGCGCTGCTCGACCGTGCGGACGCTGCCGGCATTCCCATGGTGGCGGTGACCAACGCGCCGCGCCTCAATGCCGAGTTGCTGCTTTCCGGCCTCGGCATCACGCATCGTTTCAAGGCGCTCGTGATCGGTGCCGAACTGCCGCACGGCAAGCCGCATCCGCTGCCCTATCAGGAAGGGCTGCGCTTCGTCGGCGCCAGGCCGGAGGCCTCGATCGCATTCGAGGACTCCCGCACCGGCGTCCAATCGGCCACGGCGGCCGGCATTCCGACCATCGGCGTCCGGACCAGCCTCAGCCATGCTGACCTGGTTGCAGCCGGCGCCATCGCATCCGCCGGCGCCTTCGACGATCCGCAGCTGCTCGCGCGTCTCGCGAGCGCCATGTCGTGGTGA